The following proteins are encoded in a genomic region of Ptychodera flava strain L36383 chromosome 23 unlocalized genomic scaffold, AS_Pfla_20210202 Scaffold_24__1_contigs__length_23054250_pilon, whole genome shotgun sequence:
- the LOC139125035 gene encoding FAD-dependent oxidoreductase domain-containing protein 2-like, producing the protein MAVYHEYIIIGAGPAGLQMGYFMEKDKADYLILEGSNRPGNFFTTQPRHRTLISINKVHNPFPEKEYNMRHDWNSLLCDDDTLRFTKYTEELFPHADVLVRYLNDFAHKNNLNIIYQTYINNITKVQCAKSGEDRFKLTSKEGKEYECRVLLMATGATKDIIPDIPGIELADTYSDHSTNQSDYTGKFVAIMGRGNSAFEVANYLSAHASVIHLFGQAIPKFAWDSHFVGDLRAVNNNLLDMFHLKSLHSYTALNVVGLKKTDKGKIEVQAECDCLHYDPPVILKSAFSFDKVILCAGFKYVDLDIFDDSCKPATRKADKFPVLKENWESENVPNMFFIGTAMQSRDRKAASGFIHGFRYNVRTLYHLLREKYDDVPYHTTELGRDAMAISDHIVHRVSICASLYQQQSFLCDVVIVPEESDKKPIYYEDLPVEYVFSKEYFTSQTHMFVVVLTYTFDRHGKHGEIATRWGFSPNLFKPDCQAFLRPGVSYYNKGKFAGEEFCNESLLLRFDIKNFKNYNIRLNFNRIGNFINKHTNLSPGAHYDTSLCTSEEAHKKMFVPLNEEQMKRLPPEFFEMKGSCKPATMALRKDPAMA; encoded by the exons ATGGCTG TGTACCATGAATACATCATCATTGGAGCTGGACCTGCGGGTCTTCAGATGGGATACTTCATGGAGAAGGACAAAGCCGACTATCTGATCTTGGAAGGGTCGAACAGACCGGGAAACTTTTTCACCACCCAGCCTCGTCATCGCACACTGATATCCATCAACAAGGTACACAATCCTTTCCCGGAGAAGGAGTACAACATGAGACACGACTGGAACTCCCTCCTCTGTGACGACGATACCTTGCGATTCACCAAATACACGGAGGAGCTCTTCCCCCACGCCGATGTTTTGGTGAGATACCTGAACGACTTCGCCCACAAGAATAACCTCAACATCATATACCAGACCTACATCAACAACATCACCAAAGTCCAGTGTGCCAAGTCCGGAGAAGATCGATTCAAACTGACAAGCAAGGAAGGGAAGGAGTATGAGTGTAGGGTACTTCTGATGGCGACAGGCGCAACGAAGGATATCATCCCAGACATACCGGGTATCGAACTGGCCGACACCTACAGTGACCACAGTACAAATCAGAGCGACTACACCGGAAAGTTTGTTGCGATCATGGGACGAGGCAACAGCGCATTTGAAGTGGCAAACTACCTGTCGGCTCATGCCTCTGTCATCCATTTATTTGGTCAGGCCATACCCAAGTTTGCCTGGGACTCCCACTTTGTAG GTGACCTCAGAGCTGTGAACAATAACTTGTTAGACATGTTCCATCTTAAAAGTCTTCACTCATACACCGCTCTGAATGTCGTCGGCCTCAAAAAGACAGACAAGGGGAAGATTGAAGTTCAAGCCGAGTGTGATTGCCTGCACTACGACCCCCCGGTGATTCTCAAGAGTGCATTCTCCTTTGATAAGGTGATTCTCTGCGCAGGCTTCAAGTATGTGGATCTCGACATATTTGATGACAGTTGCAAGCCAG CTACAAGGAAGGCGGACAAGTTCCCTGTGTTGAAAGAGAACTGGGAGTCAGAAAATGTGCCAAACATGTTCTTCATCGGTACAGCTATGCAAAGCAGGGACCGTAAAGCTGCCTCCGGATTCATCCACGGTTTCAGATACAACGTCAGAACACTCTATCATCTCTTGAGGGAGAAATACGACGATGTACCATATCACACAACTGAGCTTGGAAGAGATGCGATGGCTATAAGTGACCATATCGTTC atAGGGTATCAATCTGTGCAAGTCTGTATCAGCAACAAAGTTTTCTATGTGATGTTGTTATCGTACCCGAAGAAAGCGATAAGAAACCAATCTATTACGAGGATCTCCCGGTGGAATACGTCTTCAGCAAGGAGTACTTTACTAGCCAGACACACATGTTTGTTGTCGTTTTGACGTACACTTTTGACAG ACACGGAAAACATGGAGAAATCGCTACAAGATGGGGATTCTCGCCAAACTTGTTTAAACCTGACTGCCAGGCTTTTCTACGTCCAGGCGTCTCCTACTACAACAAGGGAAAGTTTGCCGGTGAAGAATTCTGTAACGAATCTCTTCTCCTTCGCTTCGATATCAAGAACTTCAAAAACTACAACATAAGATTGAATTTCAACAGGATCGGAAATTTCATCAACAAACAT ACAAACCTTTCACCTGGCGCCCATTACGACACTTCTCTTTGCACAAGCGAAGAAGCCCACAAGAAAATGTTCGTTCCTCTCAACGAAGAACAAATGAAGCGCCTGCCACCAGAGTTCTTTGAAATGAAGGGATCGTGTAAACCAGCCACAATGGCTTTGAGAAAAGACCCGGCTATGGCATAA